The Desulfovibrio fairfieldensis sequence GGCCGTGGAGACCAGGGTGGCCGTGATGGCGGACAGCGTGGCCGCGTCCATGTGCAGGAGCAGGGCGAGGGCCTGCGTGACGCCTTGGGATAGGTAGTCCATAACTGTAGGTGTGCCTTGCGGGGCGGAGTATTGAGGCCTGTCGCCCGCAGGGCACGCCAAACATCACCCGGACGACAAGCCCCCTCCCGGCTTACGGCAAAGGAACAGCGCGGAAGCGGAACAGATGTTCCGCTTCCGCTTTCCTCATCTACTTCCCGGCATTGGGGAAGAACAACTGCTTGCCTTCCAGCTTGTAGTCGGCGATGCGCTTCTGGGTTTCAGGCTTCACCCACCAGTCCTCGAAAACCAGGGCCAGGTCTTTCCTGACCTTGGGGCACTGGGCCGGATTGACCGTGATCACGCTGTACTGGTTGAACAAAGCCTTGTCGCCCTCCACCAGGATGGCCAGGGGGTTCTTGTCGCCCTGCTTGTTGGCGAACTTGATCCAGGTGCCCCGGTCGGTAAGGGCATAGCCCTTTTTCTCGGCGGCCATGTTCAGGGTGGCCATCATGCCCTGCCCGGCGGAAACATACCAGGCTTCCTTGTCCGGCGACAGGCTGGAGGCCTTCCAGAGCTTGAGCTCGGCCTTGTGCGTGCCGGACTGGTCGCCGCGGCTCACAAAGGGGCTTTTGTGCCCGGCAATGGCCTTGAGGGCCTCGGCCGTGGCCTTGCCCTTGACCTGGGCCGGGTCCTTGACCGGGCCCACCAGCACGAAATCGTTATACATGATCTGTCGGCGGTCCACGCCGTGCCCGGCTTTGACGAATTCCATCTCGGCGGCGGGCGCGTGCACCAGCAACACGTCGGCGTCGCAGTTCTTGGCGATTTCCAGGGCCTTGCCCGTGCCCACGGCCACCCACTTGAGATCAATGCCGGTCTCGGCCTTGAAGGTGGGCTGCAGATACTCCAGCAGGCCGGAATCCTGGGTGCTGGTGGTGGTGGCCATCATCAGCTTTTTGTCGGCGGCATGGGCCACGGGCAGGCTCAGGGCCAGACAGAAGGCGGCGGCCAGAGCCAGGACGGAAAGACGTTTCATGGATGCGACTCCTTGTAAGATATTGGAAAAAAGATAGACGAGTGCATAGCCGCCCACGGACAGCGCGTCAATGGCTCCAGCGCGACGACAGGGTCCGATTGAGCTAACGAGGTTGCGGATCAGCATAATGCCAACCCAAGCCGCTGCCCGCGCAAAAGCTGACGTCCCCAGACCGCCTGCCCCAGGGAAAGGCCGCCGTCGCCCGGCGGCAATTCATGGTGGGTGAGCGGGTCAAGGCCATGCTCCGCCAGGGCTTGCGGCAAGAGCCGGGCCAGCAGGGCGTTCTGCATGGCTCCGCCGGAAAGGCCCACCCGGCGCGTGCCGGTCTTTCGGGCCGCCGTGGCGGCCATGCCCGCCAGCGCGTGCGCCAGGCTCAGATGAAAACGGGCCGCGACGCGTCCCACGGGCTCGCCGGCCGCTTGGGCTTGCAGCACCCGGCGGAAGAGGGCCATGCTGTCCAGCTCCAACAGGCCGTTGCGCTCCACCAGAGGCAGAGGCCAGGCCGCGCCCTCGCGCAACGTGGCTTCGTCCGCCGCCGCTTCAAGGCGGATGGCCGCCCGGCCTTCGTAACTGGTCGCCAGGCAAAGGCCCAACTGGGCGGCCACGGCGTCGAACAGGCGGCCGCAACTGGAGGTCAGCGGGCAGTTCAGGCCGCGCGCCAGCATTTCCCGCACAGCCGTTGCGGCCATGGCGTATTCGGCGTCCCAGGGCGCGGGACCGGCATCCTCTCCGGCCTGAATCCGAAGGGCCAGGGCGATGCG is a genomic window containing:
- a CDS encoding substrate-binding domain-containing protein, which produces MKRLSVLALAAAFCLALSLPVAHAADKKLMMATTTSTQDSGLLEYLQPTFKAETGIDLKWVAVGTGKALEIAKNCDADVLLVHAPAAEMEFVKAGHGVDRRQIMYNDFVLVGPVKDPAQVKGKATAEALKAIAGHKSPFVSRGDQSGTHKAELKLWKASSLSPDKEAWYVSAGQGMMATLNMAAEKKGYALTDRGTWIKFANKQGDKNPLAILVEGDKALFNQYSVITVNPAQCPKVRKDLALVFEDWWVKPETQKRIADYKLEGKQLFFPNAGK